Below is a window of Humulus lupulus chromosome 9, drHumLupu1.1, whole genome shotgun sequence DNA.
ACTAACATACATCAAAGAAATTAGATTACcttataaaagataaataaaaaggATGAAAGAATTATAACCCTGATGAACACCAAACACAAAAGTGAGCCCCAGTTGATTAAAAAATACAAATCTTTTGTCTAAATCATTATCTTGATTACTCAATCAACTCATGAATCATGGAACCCAATAGTGATCTAAGACCTCTTTCTGTTTTTAAGGCCCTTGAGTGGGGACATTGGGAAAATATATGGCCACCAGACTATGCCAGCAACTAAAACCCTGTTACTAATGTACAAACACTTCTGTTACCCCCAAAACACAGGTAATTCAAGAAATTCAAGAAAAAGTAAATTCAACCACAGAAACAAGATCTTAAATTCTAATGAGTCCATCTTGAAATTTGTAAAACAAAACAACTAATGGCTCaaaataaaatttgaatgatCATATGCCCTATGCAAGGAAAACAACTCTTTAAATATCTGAATTTTAATTTACAGCCATTCAATTGGTGCAGTAACAGAATAATCATCAGAGAAATACTCACATTATCCTGATCAACTTCTTGCATCATTTCTTCTAGCCGGACGTCCTCTACACCAAACTCCTCGCAAGCATGTTGAAGCTCGTCTTGAGTAATGTAGCCACTTCCATCTTTATCGAAGTATGAAAATGCCGCGAACAAATGATCTTCTCTCTCAATTTTGTTTAAATGCAAAGTGGCTGCTACAAACTCTCCATAATTAATTGTTCCACTGTTATCTACATCTGCCTGCAAATCAGTAAATAAGTTAAACTAAGAATATCTAATGTATTATTCTCCAAACAATTTATGAATTAGTTCTCTATCATATCCTTGAGTGATCACCATAATTGAAGAAGAGAATAGCATATTAAAAGGTGAGTAATCTCATTGCTTATGATGAAAGAATAATATTTCAATTTCAATGATTTCCTGCTGAGATTTGTCACCAAAGGTGAAATATCTAGTATAAATATTCAGAGTACAACTCTcaaccaaaatgatattttaacaATGATGCAAGGCTAGTAAAAAGATTATACAGAAGTAGGTCCctgtttttttttacaatatataaTGCACCAAGTAAACTTTTTCCCAAAAGCTTACCAAAACCATTAAAAAATTTACACTGTGATAATCTTCTTTGCTTATATGAACAACATCCAGAGCTTCCTGAAATGGAAACCATGCTAAGTTCAAATGCAGaagtacatatattttttcaataacaAGAAAAGATTAAAGTTCACCAGCTAAATCAATACTCCAATATTATtgaaaaagaaaatactaaatcAATACTCCAAAAACACAGGCAACAAATGAGTAAAGACTTACTTacaaatttttaataataattctaaatattaaatttatttcatcttaaattttaaagtaatatattatatattcttttgtaatatttaaaaaaaaaaaaaaagtcatatataATAGTTTAGGTGCATTTAATCATCTTTAAACATATATGAACTTACTGCttgcattaaatcataaatttCAGATTCCTTAAGATTAGCTCCAAATCTTTTCAAACTAGCCTTAAGTTCTTCAAAAGTGATTTGACCACTACTGTCAGTGTCTATCATTTTGAACATTTCTTTTAGGCCAGCAATTTCTTCTTCAGATAAGCTCTCTGCAATTACCTGCCAAAAAAAGGGGGAAAGAAATGAGTTGAATAATTACAAGTcatctattaatttaatttaggtaTATGACTATCAATTATTTGGCTTCAAACCATTcacttatttaataaataaagtgACTTACTCTAATAGCCATTTTCTTGAGCTTGTTCATTGCAGAGAATTGCTTCAATAGACTTAATATTGCAGAATCGAGAGGCTTGTCAGGAGCCACACCACCAACTTGAACCCAGGGATGGCCTGCGAGACATATAAACAAAAGGTCATCAGTGCAAACAGAATGTTGTGCCTAAGATCACCTTGATATAGAATTATACATAAGCAACAAATTATGACAATTATTGAGCAAAAATGATgagaataattatttataaagtaGCTGAAATGAATAACAGATGCTTTTCCAAAAAGATTTGCTCAACAATAATTGCAACCCTTTAATTTCAGTAGCAACACAGGTCAAACACAAAAATTGTAATTATGAAAGCAAACCAGTGACAGAAACTCACACAAAACATCATGTGCAGATATCCACCTTTTGGGATCTCGAATAAGCATTTTCCTTACTAAATCTTTGGCACCTTTAGAAATTCTAGGCCATGGGTCTGTTGAAAAGTCTAGGTCACCATGTAATACTTCTTCAAATATCCCTTGCTCGCTCTCTATTGAAACCAATGGGAAAGAAAAAAGGTCACAAAATACACATACAGAGACACAAATAGAAACACATATACTAAATACAACAATGACTAAGAAGAAGCAtctttaaatgaaatatatatgctCAGTTAGTTGCAGAGGAAAACAAACGAAATTACCAACTAAAACCAGAAAAagcaaatatacttaccaaaaaattatcGAGGTCTTGACGGTCATGGTGGGAATAGTATTATCTAAGCACATCTAGTTTCTCACAATCCATACTCCTTTACTCATTCGAAGATATTGAAAATATACTTACTAGTTACTTAGAAGATAttcaaagtcatccataaaaataaaaataaaagagtcAAACTTATAAAAGTGAAAAAGGGCACTGAGTTTTAAAGTGGGAAATTGACCAAATATACAATTCATAGAGGAATGCTTAAAGACCACAGATGACACTAAAGGGTCAACAAAAACTCATCTAAGAACAAGCTCATGTCCAACTACTCTTCAGAATGGAAACTAGGCATTTAATGAAACTCCAGTCAGTCTTCCAAAACAGAGGCTTTCTTTGCAGCTGTgccacatcatcatcatcatctgaaAGCATAATTGGGAATCAAGAGATTCTTTCATAAATATAGAATT
It encodes the following:
- the LOC133799891 gene encoding calcium-dependent protein kinase 1-like, with amino-acid sequence MDFESEQGIFEEVLHGDLDFSTDPWPRISKGAKDLVRKMLIRDPKRWISAHDVLCHPWVQVGGVAPDKPLDSAILSLLKQFSAMNKLKKMAIRVIAESLSEEEIAGLKEMFKMIDTDSSGQITFEELKASLKRFGANLKESEIYDLMQAADVDNSGTINYGEFVAATLHLNKIEREDHLFAAFSYFDKDGSGYITQDELQHACEEFGVEDVRLEEMMQEVDQDNVSISLMIILLLHQLNGCKLKFRYLKSCFPCIGHMIIQILF